Proteins from a single region of Hydra vulgaris chromosome 12, alternate assembly HydraT2T_AEP:
- the LOC100209916 gene encoding ras association domain-containing protein 1 isoform X4, whose translation MATPNSKKSEKKTSFFGGIFGGANRRTGKNSLVNFDYIKGVEAIEYRRKSDGTVKQQIVEKNSYQSYKAQYFRGHRFELYHKPTFCDICQELSWGLYAQSARCCFCRCTCHLKCVNAVSLDCPKAPSIEKSFDEITKEVQEILHNDGTFDGFIRVHMNLNRPVNVSADVSNLTLRKAVAAKRLSDSRRPLSEIFKPDNSDHDSDVYLTPNVSHGNELSVLERRNTKPARRLSFYMPRGTYKPLHVTSTTTALEVISALLTKYNVTDNPKKFALYEKHVPAGDKNNKEATFRRLRGDENPLLLRLNWGALNTTDSFVLKEDDEGPIQWTNFELPELANFLEILQIEEDALLAQIYKRFELYKQSLQKAIELKDRIV comes from the exons ATTCGTTAGTAAACTTTGATTATATTAAAGGAGTTGAAGCTATTGAATATAGGAGAAAATCTGATGGAACTGTTAAACAACaaattgtagaaaaaaattcttatcaATCTTATAAAGCCCAGTATTTTAGAGGACATAGGTTTGAATTGTATCATAAACCAACTTTCTGTGACATTTGTCAAGAATTATCATGGGGTTTATATGCTCAATCTGCTAGATGCtgtt TCTGCCGTTGTACTTGTCATTTAAAATGTGTAAATGCTGTATCTTTGGATTGCCCTAAAGCACCATCAATAGAAAAATCATTTGATGAGATTACAAAAGAAGTTCAAGAAATATTA caCAATGACGGAACATTTGATGGTTTTATTCGTGTCCACATGAATCTAAACAGACCTGTAAATGTTTCTGCTGATGTTTCAAATTTGACACTAAGGAAAGCAGTTGCTGCTAAACGATTATCAGATTCTCGAAGACCTCTTTCAGAAATTTTCAAACCAGATAATTCTGACCATGATTCAGATGTCTATTTGACACCTAATGTTTCTCATGGAAATGAGTTATCAGTTTTAGAGAGAAGAAACACT aaaccTGCTCGAAGACTAAGCTTTTATATGCCAAGAGGAACATATAAACCCTTGCATGTTACTAGTACTACAACTGCACTTGAG gtAATAAGTGCccttttaactaaatataatgtCACTGATAATCCAAAAAAGTTTGCACTTTACGAAAAGCATGTTCCAGCCGGagacaaaaacaataaagaag cAACATTTCGGCGATTAAGAGGCGATGAGAATCCATTACTTTTACGGTTAAATTGGGGGGCATTAAATACAACAGACTCTTTTGTTTTAAAGGAAGATGACGAAGGTCCCATtcag tggACAAATTTTGAGTTACCTGAATTAGCAAATTTTCTTGAGATTTTGCAAATCGAGGAAGATGCTTTGTTGGCTCAG atatacaAAAGGTTTGAGTTGTATAAGCAATCACTGCAAAAAGCAATCGAGTTAAAAGATCGAATAGTGTGA
- the LOC100209916 gene encoding ras association domain-containing protein 1 isoform X3 encodes MATPNSKKSEKKTSFFGGIFGGANRRTGKNSLVNFDYIKGVEAIEYRRKSDGTVKQQIVEKNSYQSYKAQYFRGHRFELYHKPTFCDICQELSWGLYAQSARCCFCRCTCHLKCVNAVSLDCPKAPSIEKSFDEITKEVQEILSFQEGYEHVSVQNNNLPSFVSSISHLRKLIEEFNSHSPVIMTLHNDGTFDGFIRVHMNLNRPVNVSADVSNLTLRKAVAAKRLSDSRRPLSEIFKPDNSDHDSDVYLTPNVSHGNELSVLERRNTKPARRLSFYMPRGTYKPLHVTSTTTALEVISALLTKYNVTDNPKKFALYEKHVPAGDKNNKEATFRRLRGDENPLLLRLNWGALNTTDSFVLKEDDEGPIQWTNFELPELANFLEILQIEEDALLAQIYKRFELYKQSLQKAIELKDRIV; translated from the exons ATTCGTTAGTAAACTTTGATTATATTAAAGGAGTTGAAGCTATTGAATATAGGAGAAAATCTGATGGAACTGTTAAACAACaaattgtagaaaaaaattcttatcaATCTTATAAAGCCCAGTATTTTAGAGGACATAGGTTTGAATTGTATCATAAACCAACTTTCTGTGACATTTGTCAAGAATTATCATGGGGTTTATATGCTCAATCTGCTAGATGCtgtt TCTGCCGTTGTACTTGTCATTTAAAATGTGTAAATGCTGTATCTTTGGATTGCCCTAAAGCACCATCAATAGAAAAATCATTTGATGAGATTACAAAAGAAGTTCAAGAAATATTA agTTTCCAAGAAGGGTACGAACATGTATCAgttcaaaacaataatttacctAGTTTTGTATCATCAATAAGTCATCTTCGAAAACTTATTGAAGAATTTAACTCCCACTCACCTGTTATAATGACATTA caCAATGACGGAACATTTGATGGTTTTATTCGTGTCCACATGAATCTAAACAGACCTGTAAATGTTTCTGCTGATGTTTCAAATTTGACACTAAGGAAAGCAGTTGCTGCTAAACGATTATCAGATTCTCGAAGACCTCTTTCAGAAATTTTCAAACCAGATAATTCTGACCATGATTCAGATGTCTATTTGACACCTAATGTTTCTCATGGAAATGAGTTATCAGTTTTAGAGAGAAGAAACACT aaaccTGCTCGAAGACTAAGCTTTTATATGCCAAGAGGAACATATAAACCCTTGCATGTTACTAGTACTACAACTGCACTTGAG gtAATAAGTGCccttttaactaaatataatgtCACTGATAATCCAAAAAAGTTTGCACTTTACGAAAAGCATGTTCCAGCCGGagacaaaaacaataaagaag cAACATTTCGGCGATTAAGAGGCGATGAGAATCCATTACTTTTACGGTTAAATTGGGGGGCATTAAATACAACAGACTCTTTTGTTTTAAAGGAAGATGACGAAGGTCCCATtcag tggACAAATTTTGAGTTACCTGAATTAGCAAATTTTCTTGAGATTTTGCAAATCGAGGAAGATGCTTTGTTGGCTCAG atatacaAAAGGTTTGAGTTGTATAAGCAATCACTGCAAAAAGCAATCGAGTTAAAAGATCGAATAGTGTGA
- the LOC100209916 gene encoding ras association domain-containing protein 1 isoform X1, with protein MEDKELQVKFIKRINEDEDSGIVSIENYVKKKGDEKILMSNLIEAEDLSDNSLNDSFIDLVDSSINSFQEGYEHVSVQNNNLPSFVSSISHLRKLIEEFNSHSPVIMTLHNDGTFDGFIRVHMNLNRPVNVSADVSNLTLRKAVAAKRLSDSRRPLSEIFKPDNSDHDSDVYLTPNVSHGNELSVLERRNTKPARRLSFYMPRGTYKPLHVTSTTTALEVISALLTKYNVTDNPKKFALYEKHVPAGDKNNKEATFRRLRGDENPLLLRLNWGALNTTDSFVLKEDDEGPIQWTNFELPELANFLEILQIEEDALLAQIYKRFELYKQSLQKAIELKDRIV; from the exons atggAAGATAAGGAACttcaagtaaaatttattaaaagaattaatgaGGATGAAGACTCTGGTATTGTGTCCATcgaaaattatgttaaaaaaaagggagatgaaaaaatattgatgtCAAATCTTATTGAAGCAGAAGATCTTTCTGATAATAGCCTAAATGATTCTTTTATTGATCTTGTTGATTCCtcaataaat agTTTCCAAGAAGGGTACGAACATGTATCAgttcaaaacaataatttacctAGTTTTGTATCATCAATAAGTCATCTTCGAAAACTTATTGAAGAATTTAACTCCCACTCACCTGTTATAATGACATTA caCAATGACGGAACATTTGATGGTTTTATTCGTGTCCACATGAATCTAAACAGACCTGTAAATGTTTCTGCTGATGTTTCAAATTTGACACTAAGGAAAGCAGTTGCTGCTAAACGATTATCAGATTCTCGAAGACCTCTTTCAGAAATTTTCAAACCAGATAATTCTGACCATGATTCAGATGTCTATTTGACACCTAATGTTTCTCATGGAAATGAGTTATCAGTTTTAGAGAGAAGAAACACT aaaccTGCTCGAAGACTAAGCTTTTATATGCCAAGAGGAACATATAAACCCTTGCATGTTACTAGTACTACAACTGCACTTGAG gtAATAAGTGCccttttaactaaatataatgtCACTGATAATCCAAAAAAGTTTGCACTTTACGAAAAGCATGTTCCAGCCGGagacaaaaacaataaagaag cAACATTTCGGCGATTAAGAGGCGATGAGAATCCATTACTTTTACGGTTAAATTGGGGGGCATTAAATACAACAGACTCTTTTGTTTTAAAGGAAGATGACGAAGGTCCCATtcag tggACAAATTTTGAGTTACCTGAATTAGCAAATTTTCTTGAGATTTTGCAAATCGAGGAAGATGCTTTGTTGGCTCAG atatacaAAAGGTTTGAGTTGTATAAGCAATCACTGCAAAAAGCAATCGAGTTAAAAGATCGAATAGTGTGA